A region from the Sutcliffiella horikoshii genome encodes:
- the pfkA gene encoding 6-phosphofructokinase produces the protein MKRIGVLTSGGDAPGMNAAVRAVVRKAIFHDIEVFGIYRGYAGLIDGDIKKLEIGSVGDIIHRGGTMLYSARCEEFKTIEGQLKGIENLKKHGIEALVVIGGDGSYQGAKKLTEHGFPCIGVPGTIDNDIPGTDFTIGFDTALNTVIDSIDKIRDTATSHERTYVIEVMGRHAGDIALWAGLAGGAETILIPEAKDEMEEVIARLKRGTERGKKHSIIVVAEGVGSGVEFGKKIEDETNFETRVSVLGHIQRGGSPTAFDRVLASRLGARAVELLMDGKGGRCVGIQSNVLVDHDIIEALSRTHTIDSKMYDLSKELSI, from the coding sequence ATGAAACGAATAGGCGTTCTGACAAGTGGTGGAGATGCACCAGGTATGAATGCTGCGGTCCGTGCAGTAGTAAGAAAGGCTATTTTTCATGACATCGAAGTATTCGGAATCTATCGCGGATATGCTGGATTGATTGATGGAGATATCAAAAAACTTGAAATCGGTTCTGTTGGAGATATCATCCATCGTGGTGGAACCATGTTATATTCTGCGAGATGTGAAGAATTTAAAACAATAGAAGGTCAGCTTAAGGGAATTGAAAACCTGAAAAAGCATGGCATTGAAGCTTTGGTTGTAATTGGTGGGGACGGTTCTTATCAAGGAGCGAAAAAATTAACGGAGCACGGTTTTCCATGTATTGGTGTGCCAGGTACGATTGACAACGACATCCCGGGTACTGATTTTACAATCGGCTTTGATACTGCGCTAAATACAGTGATCGATTCCATAGATAAAATTCGTGATACAGCAACATCTCATGAGCGTACATACGTGATTGAAGTGATGGGACGCCATGCGGGAGATATCGCACTTTGGGCAGGTCTTGCTGGTGGTGCAGAAACCATTCTTATCCCGGAAGCGAAGGATGAAATGGAAGAAGTAATTGCAAGATTGAAACGCGGAACAGAGCGTGGGAAAAAGCATAGTATCATCGTCGTTGCCGAAGGAGTAGGCAGCGGGGTCGAATTTGGTAAGAAAATCGAAGACGAGACAAATTTCGAAACGCGAGTAAGTGTACTTGGTCACATCCAGCGCGGTGGATCACCAACTGCATTTGATAGAGTTTTGGCTAGTCGACTAGGCGCACGAGCAGTGGAACTACTTATGGATGGCAAAGGCGGCAGATGTGTAGGTATTCAAAGTAATGTGTTAGTGGACCATGATATTATCGAGGCACTATCTAGAACACATACGATTGATAGCAAAATGTACGACCTTTCAAAAGAGCTTTCCATTTAG
- the accA gene encoding acetyl-CoA carboxylase carboxyl transferase subunit alpha: MVGEMEFEKPVVELRKKIGELKEFTKNSDMDLTSEIEKLEARLEKLETDIYGNLSPWDRVQIARHPERPTTLDYIERVFTNFLELHGDRYYGDDEAIVGGIGKFDGLPVTIIGHQRGKDTKENIRRNFGMPHPEGYRKALRLMYQAEKFNRPIVCFIDTKGAYPGKAAEERGQSEAIAKNLFEMAGLKVPVICIVIGEGGSGGALALGVGNHVHMLENSTYSVISPEGAAAILWKDASLAKKAAESMRITAPDLHDLGIIDKIIPEAKGGAHKNVDVQAKGIKEILKESLQDLMPLTAEELIEHRYAKYKRIGAFSFKEQFKPEKINQ, translated from the coding sequence ATGGTAGGAGAAATGGAATTCGAAAAACCGGTTGTAGAGCTTCGCAAAAAGATAGGTGAATTAAAAGAGTTCACGAAAAATAGCGACATGGATCTTACTAGTGAAATTGAAAAGCTAGAAGCAAGACTAGAAAAACTAGAAACAGATATCTATGGAAACTTGAGCCCGTGGGATCGCGTCCAAATTGCCAGACATCCCGAGCGCCCCACCACATTGGACTATATAGAACGTGTTTTTACGAACTTCTTAGAATTGCATGGAGACAGATATTATGGAGACGATGAAGCAATAGTAGGTGGAATTGGTAAGTTTGACGGCTTACCTGTCACGATCATCGGGCATCAACGTGGGAAAGATACGAAAGAAAATATCCGCAGAAACTTCGGCATGCCTCATCCGGAAGGATATCGCAAAGCATTAAGATTGATGTATCAGGCTGAAAAATTCAATCGTCCTATTGTTTGTTTCATTGATACGAAAGGTGCTTACCCTGGGAAGGCTGCGGAAGAGCGCGGACAAAGTGAAGCCATTGCCAAAAACCTTTTCGAGATGGCAGGTTTGAAAGTGCCGGTAATTTGCATCGTCATCGGTGAAGGTGGAAGCGGGGGAGCCCTTGCACTTGGTGTTGGAAATCATGTGCATATGCTAGAGAACTCCACTTATTCTGTTATTTCTCCAGAAGGGGCGGCTGCTATCCTATGGAAGGATGCCAGTCTCGCCAAGAAAGCCGCAGAATCCATGAGGATTACTGCACCTGATCTGCATGATTTAGGAATCATTGATAAAATCATTCCGGAAGCAAAGGGCGGTGCCCATAAAAATGTGGATGTTCAAGCAAAGGGAATAAAAGAAATATTAAAAGAGTCCCTTCAAGATCTCATGCCGCTGACTGCGGAGGAACTAATTGAACACCGCTATGCAAAATATAAACGAATTGGTGCGTTCTCTTTTAAAGAACAATTTAAGCCGGAAAAAATTAACCAATAG
- the accD gene encoding acetyl-CoA carboxylase, carboxyltransferase subunit beta: MLKDLFTKKKKYASIPSEQANQDVPEGIMTKCPSCKKIMYTKELMKNLKVCLHCGHHHPMNAKERLQSLLDKGSFIAYDEDMVSENPLNFPNYLEKLEGDQKKTGINEAVVTGEGTINSFPLVVAVMDSTFRMGSMGSVVGEKITRAIEKAKEKRVPFLIFTASGGARMQEGVLSLMQMAKTSSALKLHSESGGLIISVMTHPTTGGVSASFASLGDYNFAEPKALIGFAGRRIIEQTIREDLPEDFQTAEFLLKCGQLDAVIPRLELKETLTNVLDIHQGGGETRW, encoded by the coding sequence TTGTTGAAGGATTTGTTCACAAAGAAGAAAAAATACGCATCCATTCCATCGGAACAAGCAAATCAAGATGTACCAGAAGGAATTATGACCAAGTGTCCGAGCTGTAAAAAAATAATGTATACAAAAGAGTTAATGAAGAATCTAAAGGTCTGTCTACACTGCGGCCATCACCATCCCATGAATGCAAAAGAAAGGCTTCAAAGCTTGCTAGATAAAGGCAGCTTTATTGCATATGATGAGGATATGGTTTCTGAAAATCCTCTTAATTTCCCAAACTATTTGGAAAAGCTAGAAGGTGACCAGAAGAAAACAGGAATCAATGAGGCGGTTGTAACCGGTGAGGGGACCATTAATAGTTTTCCTCTTGTAGTTGCTGTTATGGATTCAACTTTCCGAATGGGAAGCATGGGATCGGTAGTGGGGGAAAAAATCACCCGTGCTATTGAAAAGGCAAAAGAAAAGAGAGTGCCATTCCTCATTTTCACAGCTTCTGGCGGTGCAAGAATGCAGGAAGGTGTTTTAAGTTTGATGCAAATGGCCAAAACTAGTAGTGCCTTGAAGTTGCATAGTGAAAGTGGCGGGTTGATCATTTCCGTGATGACTCATCCGACTACTGGTGGTGTTTCTGCAAGTTTTGCATCATTAGGAGATTATAATTTTGCAGAACCGAAAGCCTTGATAGGGTTTGCCGGCAGACGTATCATCGAACAAACCATTCGGGAGGACCTTCCGGAAGACTTTCAAACTGCCGAATTTTTATTAAAATGCGGTCAACTAGATGCGGTCATTCCTCGTCTTGAGTTAAAAGAAACCTTAACGAACGTATTAGATATACACCAGGGAGGAGGGGAGACGAGATGGTAG
- a CDS encoding FadR/GntR family transcriptional regulator, with amino-acid sequence MTTPTKMYLEIVKKIRAIIVADGLKAGDKIPSERELSDRLNVGRSSVREALRALELLGLIETRRGEGTFIKDFKEHHLVELLGTFILEQDKTKNDLLETKLEIEKSCIQLFMKKASVTDYENLREMLSAPTSRTELFKAIVTIVDNSLMLRIWTLVNSYARIITEDNMIESGVLEELLEAMREKQAEQVIKLYEKHFTEIVDKK; translated from the coding sequence ATGACTACACCTACGAAAATGTATCTAGAGATTGTCAAAAAAATTCGGGCCATCATTGTAGCGGACGGCTTGAAAGCAGGAGACAAGATTCCTTCCGAGCGTGAACTGTCCGACAGATTGAATGTCGGGCGGTCCTCTGTTCGAGAAGCACTTCGGGCACTGGAGCTCTTGGGGCTTATCGAGACAAGGCGCGGAGAAGGAACATTCATAAAAGATTTCAAGGAACATCACCTGGTAGAACTATTGGGAACGTTCATTTTGGAGCAGGACAAGACCAAAAACGATCTGTTAGAAACCAAACTGGAGATAGAAAAATCATGTATCCAGCTATTTATGAAAAAAGCTTCTGTTACAGATTATGAGAATTTGAGAGAAATGCTCTCAGCTCCTACTTCTAGGACAGAACTTTTCAAAGCAATAGTGACGATAGTGGATAACAGTTTGATGCTAAGAATATGGACGCTTGTAAATAGTTATGCACGTATTATCACTGAGGATAATATGATAGAGAGTGGTGTATTGGAAGAGTTACTAGAGGCGATGAGAGAAAAGCAGGCGGAACAAGTAATAAAGCTATATGAAAAACATTTTACGGAAATTGTCGATAAAAAGTAG